A genomic window from Rhodococcus sp. KBS0724 includes:
- the arcA gene encoding arginine deiminase has translation MNGSGSVSLGVDSEVGKLRSVILHRPGDELKRLTPRNNDQLLFDGLPWVDRAQDEHDQFASVLREHGVEVLLLADLLTEALTVSGAARIQGISAAVDTRKIGHSLGQHLSSYLRSVPPAELSSILTAGMTFDELPVDASSTSLVRRMHHGGDFVIDPLPNLLFTRDSSFWIGPRVVITSLALSARARESSITDLVYAHHPRFRGVRRAYESHTAPVEGGDVLLLAPGVIAVGVGERTSPAGAEALARSVFDDDLAHTVLVVPIEQRRASMHLDTVCTMVEADAVVMYPAIQNTLSAFTIRREDEGVSIRGADPFLEAAADAMGIGKLRVIDTGLDTVTAEREQWDDGNNTLAIEPGVVIAYERNVETNARLEASGIEVLRIAGSELGSGRGGPRCMSCPIARDPL, from the coding sequence ATGAACGGTTCTGGATCCGTCTCGCTCGGTGTCGACTCCGAGGTAGGTAAGTTGCGTTCGGTCATCCTGCATCGTCCGGGCGACGAATTGAAGCGGCTCACCCCGCGAAACAACGACCAACTGCTGTTCGACGGTCTGCCGTGGGTTGATCGGGCGCAGGACGAGCACGATCAGTTCGCGTCGGTGCTGCGTGAGCACGGTGTCGAGGTTCTGTTGTTGGCGGACTTGCTCACGGAAGCCTTGACGGTCAGCGGTGCGGCCCGGATTCAGGGAATTTCGGCTGCAGTGGACACCCGGAAGATCGGGCATTCGCTGGGGCAGCATCTGTCGTCGTATCTGCGCAGTGTGCCGCCGGCGGAGTTGTCGTCGATCCTCACCGCCGGCATGACCTTCGACGAACTCCCGGTGGATGCGTCGTCGACGTCGCTGGTGCGTCGGATGCATCACGGCGGGGATTTTGTAATCGATCCGTTGCCGAATCTGCTGTTCACGCGTGATTCGTCGTTCTGGATCGGGCCGCGGGTGGTGATTACGTCCTTGGCGTTGTCGGCGCGGGCGCGGGAGTCGTCGATCACCGATCTGGTGTATGCGCATCATCCGCGGTTTCGCGGTGTGCGGCGGGCGTACGAATCACACACCGCTCCGGTGGAAGGTGGTGACGTGCTGCTTCTCGCTCCCGGTGTGATTGCCGTCGGTGTGGGTGAGCGCACGTCGCCGGCGGGAGCAGAAGCACTGGCGCGCAGTGTGTTCGACGACGATCTGGCGCATACGGTGTTGGTGGTTCCGATCGAGCAGCGCCGCGCGTCGATGCATCTCGATACGGTGTGCACGATGGTGGAAGCCGATGCTGTGGTCATGTATCCAGCTATTCAGAACACATTGTCGGCCTTCACTATTCGGCGTGAGGACGAGGGTGTGAGCATTCGTGGCGCTGACCCCTTCCTCGAGGCCGCCGCCGACGCGATGGGGATCGGGAAGCTGCGGGTCATCGACACCGGATTGGACACGGTGACTGCCGAACGTGAGCAGTGGGACGACGGAAACAACACTCTGGCAATCGAACCCGGCGTGGTGATCGCCTACGAGCGCAACGTCGAGACGAACGCGCGGTTGGAAGCGTCTGGTATCGAAGTGCTCCGGATCGCGGGGTCGGAACTGGGATCCGGCCGAGGTGGTCCCCGGTGTATGTCCTGTCCGATCGCCCGCGATCCGCTGTGA
- the arsC gene encoding arsenate reductase (glutaredoxin) (This arsenate reductase requires both glutathione and glutaredoxin to convert arsenate to arsenite, after which the efflux transporter formed by ArsA and ArsB can extrude the arsenite from the cell, providing resistance.) → MSTMASATIFHNQRCNTSRTVLARLREHGIEPNVVMYLDTPPTRSELEKLLSDAGLTPSQAVRKRESQYKELGLADASESKILDAMIEHPILIERPFVVTDKGTVLARPADKVEEIL, encoded by the coding sequence ATGTCGACCATGGCCTCTGCAACGATCTTCCACAATCAACGATGCAACACCTCACGAACCGTTCTCGCGCGGCTGCGCGAACACGGCATCGAACCGAACGTCGTCATGTACCTCGATACACCGCCTACCCGTTCGGAACTGGAAAAACTCCTCTCCGACGCCGGCCTCACTCCCAGCCAGGCAGTCCGCAAGCGTGAATCGCAGTACAAGGAGCTCGGGCTCGCCGACGCGTCCGAGTCCAAGATCCTCGACGCCATGATCGAACACCCGATTCTCATCGAACGCCCCTTTGTCGTCACTGACAAGGGCACTGTCCTCGCCCGCCCGGCGGACAAGGTCGAAGAAATTCTCTAG
- a CDS encoding SDR family oxidoreductase encodes MTEHRSVDERRVAIAGGHGKIAQHLIFLLAGHGDRPIALIRNPDHEGAVRTLGAFPVVIDLETSTVDEVAKVLAGCDVAVFAAGAGPGSGVARKDTVDRAAAVLLADAAEKAGVRRFIQISAMGAGEPVAEGTDEVFAAYLEAKTAAENDLKGRTELEWTIVRPGLLTDDDPTGEVTLAEPPVARGAVSRADVAAVIEALIDAPASVGKTLVLTSGPDLIRDAVDAL; translated from the coding sequence ATGACGGAACATCGGAGTGTCGACGAACGGCGGGTGGCGATCGCCGGAGGTCACGGCAAGATCGCGCAGCACCTCATATTTTTGCTGGCCGGGCATGGTGATCGGCCGATAGCGCTGATCCGCAATCCGGATCATGAGGGTGCAGTCCGCACGTTGGGTGCATTTCCCGTGGTGATCGATTTGGAAACTTCGACCGTCGACGAGGTTGCGAAGGTGTTGGCGGGGTGTGATGTTGCGGTTTTTGCGGCGGGAGCCGGTCCGGGGAGCGGAGTTGCCCGTAAGGACACTGTCGACCGGGCGGCGGCCGTACTGCTTGCCGATGCCGCGGAAAAAGCGGGTGTTCGTCGTTTCATCCAGATCAGTGCAATGGGCGCCGGTGAACCGGTAGCGGAGGGGACCGACGAAGTCTTTGCGGCGTATCTCGAGGCAAAGACGGCTGCCGAGAACGATCTGAAGGGTCGTACCGAGTTGGAGTGGACGATTGTGCGTCCGGGGCTTCTCACGGATGACGACCCGACCGGTGAGGTAACACTGGCAGAACCCCCGGTTGCGCGTGGAGCGGTCAGTAGGGCGGACGTGGCGGCGGTGATCGAGGCGCTGATCGATGCGCCCGCGAGTGTTGGCAAGACGTTGGTTCTGACGTCCGGCCCCGACCTGATTCGCGACGCGGTCGATGCCTTGTGA
- a CDS encoding DoxX family protein, whose product MNSSIVRDLGLLIARIGLGIIFIAHGWQKFFTYKIAGTQASFEAMGAPLPKVSAIAAATIELGGGILLIAGVLTPLVGVLLFLDMVGAFFIVHSGNGVFVDAGGYELVLALGVGSLLIAAIGAGRISVDGLIGKGDGWLKTAA is encoded by the coding sequence ATGAATTCGTCGATCGTCCGTGACCTCGGACTCCTCATCGCCCGTATCGGCCTCGGCATCATCTTCATCGCCCACGGCTGGCAGAAGTTCTTCACGTACAAGATCGCCGGCACACAGGCGTCGTTCGAAGCCATGGGCGCACCGCTGCCCAAGGTGTCCGCAATTGCCGCTGCCACCATCGAACTCGGCGGCGGAATCCTGCTCATCGCCGGCGTGTTGACTCCGCTTGTCGGTGTGCTGTTGTTCCTCGACATGGTGGGAGCCTTCTTTATCGTCCACTCGGGCAATGGTGTTTTTGTCGACGCCGGCGGCTATGAACTGGTACTTGCACTCGGTGTCGGTTCGCTGCTGATCGCAGCGATCGGTGCCGGACGCATCAGCGTCGACGGATTGATTGGTAAAGGCGACGGCTGGTTGAAAACCGCAGCTTAA
- a CDS encoding GntR family transcriptional regulator yields the protein MTGIVIDHDSSVAPYDQLRQQIIEQVQTGGLIAGAKIPTVRALATDLGLAANTVAKAYRVLGEQGVIETRGKQGTFIASGDDPVRAQAEQAATAFVKDVRALGYSDDEIVTMARAALRGA from the coding sequence ATGACCGGCATCGTGATCGACCATGATTCGTCTGTGGCGCCGTACGACCAACTGCGGCAACAGATTATCGAGCAGGTGCAGACCGGGGGACTGATTGCGGGGGCCAAGATTCCCACGGTTCGGGCGCTGGCGACAGATTTGGGTTTGGCGGCGAATACCGTTGCAAAAGCGTATCGGGTGCTCGGCGAGCAGGGGGTGATCGAGACCCGAGGGAAACAGGGCACGTTCATCGCGTCGGGAGACGATCCGGTGCGAGCGCAGGCGGAGCAGGCGGCGACGGCCTTCGTGAAAGATGTGCGTGCTCTCGGATATTCGGACGATGAGATCGTGACCATGGCCCGGGCGGCATTGAGAGGGGCGTGA